A stretch of Sulfitobacter sp. THAF37 DNA encodes these proteins:
- a CDS encoding ABC transporter permease, which translates to MAVYILKRLGLALLVALTVSFISFSLLFMAGDPAVAIAGENATAVDIARINERYGFDRPMIVQYGDWLGSAVTGDLGNSWYFDMSVTELIGDRLKVTMKLGIFAISLALLVAIPLGVAAAANPNSLIDRFALFLSVVGQAIPSFWFGLILIVVFSINLGLLPASGNATWRHFVLPTVVLGYYATPAIMRLTRAGMMEVLSSDYIRTARAKGLGTRKVMFKHALRNAIIPVVSLAAVQMGFMLGGSIVVETVFALHGAGYLAWESISRNDLPTMQALILIFSTFYILFTFLADVLNAWLDPRLRVG; encoded by the coding sequence ATGGCCGTCTATATCCTCAAACGTCTCGGTCTTGCCCTTCTGGTGGCGCTGACCGTGTCTTTCATCAGTTTCAGTCTGCTGTTCATGGCAGGCGATCCTGCAGTCGCGATTGCGGGCGAAAACGCCACCGCCGTCGATATCGCCCGGATCAACGAACGCTATGGCTTCGACCGGCCGATGATCGTGCAATATGGCGACTGGCTGGGATCGGCCGTCACGGGCGATCTCGGCAATTCGTGGTATTTCGACATGTCCGTGACCGAACTGATCGGCGACCGGCTGAAGGTCACGATGAAGCTGGGCATTTTTGCGATCTCGCTGGCCCTGCTGGTGGCGATCCCGCTTGGTGTGGCCGCCGCGGCCAACCCCAATTCGCTGATCGACCGCTTTGCCCTGTTCCTGTCCGTGGTCGGTCAGGCCATCCCGTCCTTCTGGTTCGGCCTGATCCTGATCGTGGTCTTCTCGATCAATCTTGGGCTTCTGCCAGCCTCGGGCAATGCGACCTGGCGGCATTTCGTTCTGCCGACCGTCGTCCTGGGCTATTACGCCACGCCCGCGATCATGCGCCTGACCCGCGCCGGCATGATGGAGGTGCTGTCCTCTGACTATATCCGCACCGCGCGGGCCAAGGGGCTGGGCACCCGCAAGGTGATGTTCAAACACGCCCTGCGCAACGCGATCATTCCCGTGGTCAGCCTCGCCGCCGTTCAGATGGGCTTCATGCTGGGCGGCTCCATCGTGGTCGAGACGGTTTTCGCCCTGCACGGCGCAGGCTACCTGGCGTGGGAATCCATCTCGCGCAATGATCTGCCGACAATGCAGGCGTTGATCCTGATCTTCTCGACGTTCTACATCCTTTTCACTTTCCTGGCCGACGTTCTGAACGCCTGGCTGGATCCACGGCTCCGCGTGGGGTGA
- a CDS encoding ABC transporter permease, translating into MADTTDTTPLSAQDTARDKPLTPGQAMRRRALHHKGFMFGSIVMLIVVGIAVFAPLLTQYDPYQQSLLARMKPPVFLGGTSEHWLGTDGLGRDFWARLAYGARISLMIGILAAVISGVIGSTLGILAGYFGGKVDTVVTFLINVRLAMPVVLVALAVVALFGGSLFVVVSVLGLLLWDRFAVVLRSATMQVRKQEYVAAAEVLGASLPRVLWKDILPNVMNHLIVIFTLEMAHAIILEAALSFLGLGVQPPTPSWGLMISEGKEMLLFEPWLITIPGVALFSLVLAINMLGDGLRDVTAPEGRN; encoded by the coding sequence ATGGCCGATACCACCGATACCACTCCGCTCTCCGCGCAGGATACGGCGCGCGACAAACCCCTGACGCCGGGCCAGGCGATGCGCCGCCGCGCCCTGCATCACAAGGGCTTCATGTTCGGCTCCATCGTGATGCTGATCGTCGTCGGGATCGCTGTTTTTGCGCCGCTTCTGACGCAGTACGACCCCTATCAGCAAAGCCTGCTGGCGCGGATGAAGCCGCCGGTCTTTCTGGGCGGTACCTCCGAGCACTGGCTGGGCACCGACGGGCTGGGGCGCGATTTCTGGGCGCGGCTGGCCTATGGCGCGCGCATCTCGCTGATGATCGGCATCCTGGCCGCGGTGATCTCTGGCGTCATCGGGTCCACACTTGGCATCCTCGCCGGGTATTTCGGCGGCAAGGTCGACACGGTCGTGACCTTCCTGATCAACGTCCGGCTTGCCATGCCGGTGGTGCTGGTGGCGCTGGCCGTCGTGGCGCTGTTCGGCGGGTCACTCTTTGTGGTCGTTTCGGTGCTCGGCCTGCTGCTGTGGGACCGCTTCGCGGTTGTGCTGCGCTCGGCCACGATGCAGGTGCGCAAGCAGGAATATGTCGCCGCTGCCGAAGTTCTGGGCGCGTCGCTGCCAAGGGTCCTCTGGAAGGACATCCTGCCCAACGTCATGAACCACCTGATCGTGATCTTCACATTGGAAATGGCCCATGCCATCATCCTCGAGGCGGCGCTGTCCTTCCTGGGCCTTGGCGTGCAGCCGCCGACCCCGTCATGGGGGCTGATGATCTCGGAAGGCAAGGAAATGCTGCTGTTCGAGCCCTGGCTGATCACCATACCGGGCGTGGCGCTGTTTTCGCTGGTTCTTGCCATCAACATGCTGGGGGACGGGCTGCGCGACGTCACCGCACCGGAGGGCCGCAACTGA